TGCAATTTGCCAAGCGCAAGCGTCTCCCGCCATGAAAATCCCCGTTCCTGGGGTGAAGATCatcttccagtgattcctacatttGTATCGTACAGACAATACGCAATTAGGAATTAGATCTTTGATCTTAATTAGAATGACAACCGATTTGGCTTTCTTCTGATTAATTTCTTGCACTGATTCATGTATGGGCGTCTTTCTCCGTAAACGGCATGGTGTGTCGCCGTCTTCAGTGCATAACCGCAGCCGCGCTGTCGTGCATGTATGCCATGCTTGCCGCCGGCcggtctcttcttggttgatttgaTGAAGGAATTctcaaagaagaaaacacaacgGATCAGAGAGTGCCTTCTTGTTAATCACAAGAGGACAACAAAATTGACATTCTCCTGATTCTTTTCATGTCGGATGCATGCATGCTCCATTGCGCTGTCACTGCAGCCCCGTTGTTGGTGTCGCCTCGTAGTGCCGCAATTGATGCTGCCGCCCCTGGAGGAGCGGCGTCGCGGCCGAACGCCTCCGCGCATACTGGTCTGATGTTCAAAAGGACGGCCTCTCGACAGTTTCTTCTTCTCGTGTCGTCAATTGCTCTTGGTACAGTCTAGGTGCTGATAACGTGTTATAGAGTGAAAGTAAAAGAGACACATGAAGAGTTTAAAAGATCCACTGTTCCATTGCAACGTGGTAGACCCACTTATATATATGGTGAAGGAGTGTGTTGGGGAGACACCTCTTCCCCAACAGACACCTCCTGGGAGGCATCCCTCTCATACAATTGATCACATATTTTTATTTCTCAACAATTTTGAAGGACAAGATAGGGGGTGGGTCTTTTGCTTGATTTTCCTATTTTATGTCTTTTATTCGTTGAGAGTGGTGCATTGAAGCGAACAAGtgtaccaccatgattgccacgtaTCGCTAATTGAAATTCATGTGAGCGCTAACACACCCGGCATCCCTCAGAAAACGGGGAAAATCAGTTCCATATAAGGTTTCTGGAAAATATTTATATGGTGCCGCAATACGTGGCGTGGACTTATGAGGGTTGATAAAAAACTTTTTTTTTTGCGGTTGATAAAAAAACTTGACGTGGACCCGTCATGGTACGCTTGACGGCTTGAGGTCGCGTGAACGCCGGTATATATAGTCGGACAAGCTGACGCGGTGAGCTTATCAACATGGAGGAACCCAAGAAGCTGGGGAAGGAAGGGCAGTGGTAGGTGACCATTCCGTTCGTCCGTGCCGGCGGCCGTGACATCGAAAAACTAATCTAACGCTGATAATCAACCATGGTAAAATACTTCATACTTGGACTCGGCCTCCGGGTGTGTGCGCGACTTTGCCGGGCGTACGCTCTGCACGTTCAAACCGCCCGGGAGAATGAGATCACGCGTATCATATGACTGACCTCTATCCTCCATAGATCCATGGTGGTTGTTTTTTAAGGTAACCAAGGCATGCTTGGTGGAATAACATAACACAAGCAGGTGGGGCACCGAGACTGGCTGGCAGTGTAAACAGCAAGCTCAACAAAACAAAAAGCTACTACACGTTTTCATTGCCCACGGtctcaagaaagaaaattaaagaaagaaagaaagaaaaataggaCGAGAGCTGATCCCCACCCACAGGTCAAAACCACCATTCATTACGGGAGAAACTTTCTTCACTGGTACGTAGTACTACGTGCAGCCTTTTTCCACGGCGTAATGCCTGATGGCGTACCGAGCTACTACCTAGCTAAGCAACAAAGCAACATGCAGGTCGTGCGGCGGAGCAAGCCAACGATTGAATTGATTCGCACAGCGACGGGCCGGCCGGGACTGGGACGGAATTTGGCCCTACTCCCGTTCGCGTACACACGGCCGGGGGGGCTCCGACCGAGCCCTGGCCGATCGATCGATCACTACGGACGTACGTATATAACGTAGCTTACAGCGCCAGcgagccgtcgtcgtcgtcgtcggccaCGGGCGCCGGCGCCCCGACGGCGCGCGCGGGGGTGACGAGGCAAACGGCGGCGACGTCGACGCGACGCGGCCGTGGGATTACGTCACGGGGAAACCGGGTCGTCTCAGTACTGAGCGCCGAGGTCGCGCGGGAAACGCTAATATAATCCCGGCTCGCGCGTGCCGGATCCGGTCCACGAACGTACGTACGTCCCGACCACGACCTCGTCGGCGCCCACTGGCTAGCTAGCTGGAACGAGCGCGGTTTCGCCGCGGGGATTAATGACGAGTAGTTCTGTACCACGCTAGCTGCTGCGGCCGGAACGAACCTGCTGCCCCCGCCGGTTTCCCGGCCTTTGACCACCGCACACGCCATTCCACCAGTGCCTGCGCGGTGCGCCGTCACATCGCGACCCCGCAGGCTTATTTTACTCCGTCACCAACCAGCCTCCTCCTCCCGTGCCCGGCCAACGCCCCTCGTATATAACCAGGACCAGTACACCGTACATGGGACAAGGCTGAAAAGGCAAACATCCATCGAGCTgatcaaccaagaatctatagctagCTAGCGCGTCCAGGTCTCGGCAGAAGCAGGCGATGGAGAGGAAGCCGAAGAAGCACGCGAGGACCAGGAGCGGCGCCCTGGCGTCCTTCCTCAGGTCCACGgcggcctccttctcctcctccacgGCCACCACCTTCGGCTCCCGCCCCGCCGGCGGCGGCAAGGCGTCCTTCAACCACCGCAACGCCTTCTCCGGCCCCATGGTCTCCATCGTGCCGCccgaggcgcgcggcggcggcaggAGGCGGGGCGGTAGTAAGCAGGGGGACGGCAGCGGGTACCGGACGCCGGAGGCCTCGTCGCCCAAGGTGTCGTGCATCGGGCAGATCAAGCGGAGCAAGTCCAAGACCAGCAAGGCCAGGAAGGCGGCAAAGAACGTCGCCCCCGCGGCGGCCTGCGGGATGGACGGCGGTGCCTGCCCGATGCCGGCGCGGCCgccggcccacagcaggccgaagAGGTCGCTCGTCAGGCGGATGTTCTCCCGACGGAGCAGGTCTCGGccttcgtcctcctcgtcgtcccaCAAGTCGAGCGGCGCTGCCGATCTTTTCAAGGGGAGGCCGGGCAGCAGCGCCGCCGTGGCCGCTGCGCCGGTGTCGGGGCCGGGGATGGCAGGGCTGGGACAGATGAAGCGGTTCACGAGCGGGCGCGGCGCGTTCCAGGACTTCGACTGGAGGGAGGCGGAGAGGAGGGGTTCCGACGTCGACGTGGACGATGATTACGCGGACGACGGGTTCGTGGCGTTCTCGGCGCCGCTGGTGCTCGGCGGCGGGGTGGTGGCGTCGGAGCCCAGGAAGGAGGTGAACCTGTGGCGGCGCCGCCCCATGTCCCCTCCCACTCCTCTGGAGCTCCCCTGAGCTGGCTGCCGCACATGCACGCCATGCCAAATGTGTCGTCTGTTCTTTCTTTCATTACGTAGTTTGTGTTGTACAGAGAAGCAGTATACTTCTACGTGATGCTCGTAGCACCAAGTAGTatcgttttttttttttgcggggaagtaGTATCGGTTTGTTTTTGTAAATGTGTGATGATCATGTACTCTGGAATGGGTTAAAGAATTTTTTGAAATCAGGCAGGAGTGAAAAGCATAATTTTGAATGAAACATGTACAAAGACAAACAAAGATGGTTTTGAACACATTTCCAAAGTCGACGAACGAGCATAGTTTTGCACACACGCATCCTTGCTTGCTTTGGTTGGTCGAACAAACTTGCGAGCGTCGGCGCGAGCATATCCTCTCCGAAGAAAGGCTTGGTCGTCTTCCTCTTTTCCAAGATGAGAAAAATATACGCTAGCTACACTAGAGCTTCCGATTTTGAGAACGATTTTGACATAATTAATGGTTGGATCGGTGTCATGGTCGAAACAGTCAAGACGATGGCGCCTTCCGTCCATACCATGGGCCTATGGCATGCTCAGCCCCTCCCGATCGATCATCATGTCATGTTCACAGCAGATTTCTCTCCACGCATGTTTCGTCTAGAAAACCCCCGGTTTGCCGTAAAAAAAACCGGTTAATTATGAGCGTGGAGTGTTTTCAGTCTCCGAAATTTGGTCAGCACAAGTTACCTCTGTAGACTTGGATGTCGGCCGGGCCATCAGATGTTAGCCGAACGCAGGACTGACTCTCGTTAATGAACATACTACTATTTCAATGATCTAGCTAATGATCTTCACATGAAGCATATGGCATATGTGCTAAGCAATCCAAATTGTTAAAAAAaagggtcgcgctaactgccacatgtgtggcaggaagggagacgcaccacacgtctctaatgtaaacagattgccacgtcatcgcatgcatgcatgcaggaatttttttggattttcagtttttaaaatgttttatctcttaaacgaaaaatccgattgaaaatccgttttcaccattaaatccctcgcgatgagatcttcgaaactagatcccatgttgatatgttttgatgaaaaaaaattggattaaaagttgccatgtctattgcatatgaattgccatgatgtttacactaaagttgccatgatatgtttcagctattttcttctatatttaaaagtaaattttgacatttataaaacggggaattaagaaactagacttgccatgaaccataaactaaaattgccatgatacatgcacgcaaaattgccatggtttattaaaaaaataattttcatggtcaaagtactggagttgccatcatcaaaatactaaaattgccatgatctacaaactaaaattgccacatggcaactttagtttaagccctatggcaactgcagtgtaaacatcgtggcaacttttggcaaaaaaaaaattcgtcgaaacatatcaacatggggtcaagttttgaagatctcgtcgaggcggatttaatggtgaaaacggatttttagttcgcttttttatttaggagatacaacatttttaagccgaaaaccaaaaaaaaatctgctgatgtcatctattcatacgtggcaaaatgagtggtgatggaggcgtgtgggcgatgtgcaaacgcccatacgtgtgggcgttaacatttccaaaAAAAGGTCATATATATGCACCCAGTTGATCAAGACAACATGCATTATATTGTTGATTCGTGAGGTGTTTTACACGTGAGAAACTAGCATGGttcttttttttcgagaaaactttcaatctattcatcttcaatcatggtacaacaacgaacaccagaaataatagaaATTACATCCAAAACCGTATTCCCCGATAAAGTTGTCTTGAGCAGTGTGGGAGATCGACCGGAGAATGGGTCGAGTAAACACCCTTAGGGCCGATTAAATCTCACACGAGAAACTTTTCTTTCTTCCATCCTTTTTGATTTGAAGTATGTTCTAGAAAAAGTAAGGCAGATGTAATACTTCGAAGAGGCGGCTCGGTATGGATGGAATGGTCAATCGTCAAGTCAAGGATGACTTCTATGTTGGCAAAACGATGGGGGAGAGAGAGCACGCCAGTGATTCTCTGAACCAGTCTTCATTTTCAACGCCTCAGAAAACAGGTCGAGATAGATGACAACACCTTTTATATCCTCTTCCTTACCGGGAAAGCGCACTTCTCTTCTTCTAGCCTTCACCTCCTGAGCCCGGAAATAGAACCCAACCCCTTTCTAATCATTTCATTTATGGAAGCAGGCGGGATCCAGAGCTAAGCTCCCCTCCTATTCGAACCTGGGTGTGGCCTCGCCCTTTTGCTCTCCTTCGGTTTGGCTCCACGAAGGCGCCGCCTAGACTAGGAGCCCCACTCATATTCAAAAGACGCCCAGCTTTCAAGACGACGATAATCATTAGTAAACTTTTTCCAATATCATGGAATAGCATGGCTCGGGGCTAAGGTAACTCAAGTGGGAGAGTTGTGTTACGGGTGAACTTATTGCACGGTTCAGAGAGCACTTGTGTATGTGATGCGAGTGAACATGTACGAAAAAGCTCTCATAAAGTTTCGTTGTTCGTCCCATCGTTGGCCCTATCTATGTTTCTATGATGGCCCAAGAACACGCTCATTCTTCAGCCGTAGAGAGACTTTTGAATTGTGAGGTACCTTTACAAGCTCATATGTAAGAGTGTTATTATGTGAACTAACTCAAATTTCAAATCATTCACTTGTTTCAACTACTCATGCTATGGACATGGGAGCATCAACTCTATTCCTTTGGGCTTTTGAGGAGTGGGAGAAATTGTTGCAATTCTATGAAAGAGTCCCGGGAGCTAGTATGCATGCCAGTTTCATACGACCTGGTGGAGTGGCACAAGATCCGCCTCTTGGCTTATGTCAGGATATTAATTCCTCCACACAAAGATTTGCTTCTCGTATCGATGAATTGGAAGAGATGTCAACTGACAACCGTATCTGGAAACAACGATTAATGGATATTGGTACTATCACTGCGCAGCAAGCAAAGGATTGGGGATTTAGTGGTGTAATGTTAAGAGGTCATGCGACATGAAGACACTGATAGCCATATGGGGGAGTTCCCTTCAGGCAACAAAGGTTCAGCCTGACCCTACAAAAGCATGCATATGTTGTCAGTGAAGATTTGTGTGAAGCCTTAGAGACGACATACCCGGGGCTGGGGTCAGCTGAGGGGGATAGGTAACGGAGCGAATGTGTGTAAGCCACATCAAAGTTTCCTATTCTAGGCGGGGCGGGCCATCAACCTTCAAATGGTGTTGGTTCTACGGATCGTGAATGAATCCATCTCTGGCTTTTGGGCACGTCGAAACCGCATGAGTTCATCGGGCTGGAGCACGGCCCGCCAAAATCGGCATAAGTTTGGTTCTACTGATGGAACATGGTAAGCCCATCTTTCTCCATATGAAAGTGCTACGGGCACATAGAGATGTGGCTAGAGGAAGTCCCAAAAAACAAAGGCCGAGTTGTAGGTCACGTGACCTGCACCAAATAGGTGGCTGACTGGGCTTTCTTCTAGATCAAAGCGGATCAGCTCACCAAATTCATCGATCGGATCGGGCGCCCCAAAACATCGAATGAAAATAGTCTTTCTACAACCCTATTTATATGATTTTGAGGGGCCCTTCCCCCTATCCCCCTTATGTTTAGGAGCCGGATCTGCCCAAGAACGACATGTGGTGGTACGAAAGGCATgacctgatatgtctccgtcgtatctacttttccaaacgcttttgctcttgttttgtactctaatttgcatgatataAATGAAACTAATCCAGgctaacgctattttcagcagaactaccatggtgttgtttttgtgcaaaaataaaagttctcggaattggatgaaactttttggagattttttacggAATAAAAGAGAAATACTGGAGCAAAGATAcactggaggggggccaccaggtgctcACGAGGCACCAAGGCGCGCTCTGGTGGCTTGTGGAGACCACGTGGCTCCGCAGACCCTAATCTTAGCACAATAAATTCCTATTtctcgagaaaaaaataagagaggaagtttcaccgtgttttatgatacagagccgctgccacctcctgttcttcatcaggaagccagatctggagtccgttcggggctccggagagggggtcttccgccttcgtcatcatcaaccattctccatcaccaatttcatgatgatcaccgccagGAGTGAGTGATTtcttcgtaggcttgctagacggtgatggtttggatgagatttatcatgtaatcgagttagttttgttggggcttgatccctagtatccactatgttctgagg
Above is a window of Triticum dicoccoides isolate Atlit2015 ecotype Zavitan chromosome 5B, WEW_v2.0, whole genome shotgun sequence DNA encoding:
- the LOC119311394 gene encoding uncharacterized protein At1g76070-like produces the protein MERKPKKHARTRSGALASFLRSTAASFSSSTATTFGSRPAGGGKASFNHRNAFSGPMVSIVPPEARGGGRRRGGSKQGDGSGYRTPEASSPKVSCIGQIKRSKSKTSKARKAAKNVAPAAACGMDGGACPMPARPPAHSRPKRSLVRRMFSRRSRSRPSSSSSSHKSSGAADLFKGRPGSSAAVAAAPVSGPGMAGLGQMKRFTSGRGAFQDFDWREAERRGSDVDVDDDYADDGFVAFSAPLVLGGGVVASEPRKEVNLWRRRPMSPPTPLELP